A region of Clarias gariepinus isolate MV-2021 ecotype Netherlands chromosome 25, CGAR_prim_01v2, whole genome shotgun sequence DNA encodes the following proteins:
- the abhd17aa gene encoding abhydrolase domain containing 17A, depalmitoylase a, translating to MNGLSVSELCGLFCCPPCPSRIAAKLAFLPPEPTYTLLPELDSPTTITSNQSASGLRSRLSRRGGGGGDRGGEGRWKLHLSERAEFQYSQRELDRTEVFLTRSSRGNKVGCMYIRCAPTARYTVLFSHGNAVDLGQMSSFYIGLGTRINCNIFSYDYSGYGASTGKPSEKNLYADIDAAWHALRTRYGISPENIILYGQSIGTVPTVDLASRYECAAVVLHSPLTSGMRVAFPDTKKTYCFDAFPNIEKVSKITSPVLIIHGTEDEVIDFSHGLALFERCPKAVEPLWVEGAGHNDIELYSQYLERLRRFISQELTAQYA from the exons ATGAACGGATTGTCGGTGAGCGAGTTGTGTGGCCTTTTTTGTTGCCCTCCTTGCCCGAGTCGGATCGCAGCAAAACTGGCCTTCCTTCCCCCGGAGCCCACTTACACTTTACTGCCTGAACTTGACTCACCCACGACCATAACATCAAACCAGAGCGCATCGGGCCTGCGGTCTCGCCTTAGTCggagaggaggaggtggaggagacAGAGGTGGAGAGGGCAGATGGAAACTCCATCTGTCAGAGCGAGCCGAGTTCCAGTACTCCCAAAGAGAGCTTGACAGGACAGAAGTCTTCCTGACTCGTTCCAGTCGTGGGAACAAAGTAGGATGCATGTACATCCGCTGTGCCCCGACAGCCAG GTACACAGTGCTGTTCTCCCATGGTAATGCTGTGGATCTGGGTCAGATGAGTAGCTTCTACATCGGCCTTGGCACACGCATCAACTGCAACATCTTCTCTTACGACTACTCGGGTTATGGAGCCAGCACAGGGAAGCCGTCTGAGAAAAACCTCTACGCTGACATAGACGCTGCATGGCACGCACTCCGCACCAG ATATGGGATAAGTCCAGAGAACATCATCCTGTATGGCCAGAGCATTGGCACAGTGCCCACGGTGGATTTGGCTTCACGTTATGAGTGCGCTGCCGTTGTCCTCCACTCCCCTCTCACCTCGGGCATGAGAGTAGCCTTCCCCGACACCAAGAAAACCTACTGCTTTGACGCCTTTCCCAA CATCGAGAAGGTGTCAAAGATCACATCTCCTGTGCTGATTATCCACGGCACCGAGGACGAGGTGATCGATTTCTCGCACGGCCTTGCCCTATTTGAGCGCTGCCCCAAGGCCGTGGAGCCGCTGTGGGTGGAGGGAGCCGGCCACAATGACATCGAGCTCTACAGCCAGTACCTGGAGCGCCTGCGCCGCTTCATCAGTCAAGAACTGACCGCCCAGTATGCCTGA